DNA sequence from the Halichoerus grypus chromosome 8, mHalGry1.hap1.1, whole genome shotgun sequence genome:
TGCTCCATGGAAGCTCAGCACACAGGAGGTGACTGAGAGACCCGCTGGCTGACGTCCACAGACCTGTGCCTGGCCCTGGAGATAAACCCACGAGCAGCAACTTTTGTGAGCATCAGCAGACACGGCCTCCCTCCTCGGgattctgcccctctgcccctcggCCGTGCAGGACTCCACTTCCCACCCTGGAAACCATTGCTCTCTGgctcagtgctcaccatgtgCACACTGTGCGCCTCTCTTCCCTGTCTTCCGCCCTCCTCGGGCCCCAGGCCTGCAACGCCCCCCAGCCCTCGGCACTGAGCCCGGCTCTCCTTATCACCCGCCGCGCGATTCTGCTGGCCAGGTCCGGCTTATCACTAAACCCAGCTTTCACAGCAGATGGAGAGGGTGCCATTTAGACTTCCGTGGTGGGAACATGCCACCACACTCCAGTCACACCGCCCCACCAGCATGCGGTGGGAAGGGACCAAGCACACTCCGCACGGGCTGAGTCTGAGCAGACGAGAAACGGTCCTGTTCCTCGAGCCCCACCAACCAGGCCAGGAAGCACCAAGGAGCTAGAGGGTCTGCCGCAGGCCTCCCTTCCTGCTGCTAATATGCCCGAGAGACACGCTCGGTAAATCATCTCCAAACTTTCTGAAGGCCATGCTTAGGCCATATCTCATGCGAGAAAGGAGGACGCCAGACCACATGTACCAGTATTTCCCAAATTCACCTAAACCCAAGAATAACCCAGAAACACTAAGCAGTTCTGCTATAATGCTTATTTTGAAAATGCATGTTCCAACATGATTGATATATTAGGACACTATTTGAGAATAATGCAAAATTTCACCTTTACCTATGCATGATTTTGCCCGTGAGAAACATTTAAGTGAACGAAGAAAACTGCacccgggggcacctgggtggctcagtcggttaagcgtctgccttcggctcaggtcacgatcccagtgtcctgggatcaaaccccacgtcgggctccctgctcagcggggtctgctgctccccctgcttgtgctttctccctccctctctacctctcaaataaataaaatctttaaaaaaaaaaggcaagaaagaataaagaaaactgcATGCAGCTAACCTGAGGCACGTGGGAAGGCAGAAAACGCACACGCCTCCGACAGCCCGCAGGGGGCTCACGGCTCACCTGTGTGACGAGCCATTACCACCTGCACCTGACGCCACCAGGCTCATTTCCAGGAACCCCTGGGCCCTCGCCACCAGCACAGAAACCGCAACCTTCCTGACATCCACTTTCACAAGCAGCCACCAGGACGTTTTCAGGTAAAGTGCCCCCCCTTACTACTGACGCATGTCTTAACCATCTAGCCTGTGCAAAATGGGGGCTACCACGTGTCATTAGGTTTCTAGCTTTTTGTCCTGGGGGTGATTTTATTAGGAGGCATGTTGAGTGTTGTGTTCCTAATTCCATGTTCCCCATAAGCTCTGAGGTTTTCGTTGTACAAGTTGGCACAGCATGATTTTCAGGAACACACACATCAGAGCTGTCCCCACGCCCACAGGGCTATGAGATGAGAATTTCCACGGAAGGATCTGGGGACAAAGAGCTGAGATTGTTAACAAGGCTTTAGGGGCTTCCTACGGTCAAGCACAACTGGGAATTCCTGGCACATGAGTGCAGTCCCAACCactaatttatctttttcaaaacactgaaaaactaagaaaatatatggaaacatTAAGGCCTGAAGGTGACAGGATTGTGGGCCTTACAAATTCTAAACAGATACATAGTACTTttacaacagaaaagaaaatgcaggggtgctcgggtggctcagttggttaagcgtctgccttcggctcaggtcatgatcccaggatcctgggatcgagccccgcattgggctccctgctcagtggggagcctgcttctccccctccctctgccgctccccctgcctgtgctctctcactcgttctccctcaaaaaaaaagaaagaaaagaaaatgtaacaagTGAGCGGTTCTACACCTTACGATTGGCACAGTCTGTCCACATTATCACATGGGACAGCCCAACCATCCTTACACGGAGATGGGTCAGGATTTGAGGCACCCTTGTCTATGGAGAAGGAAGCCACAGTTCAGCAAATTTAAGCAACTTCCCCAAAGTCTCTCGTTTCCAGTGGCTAAGTGGTGACTCAAACCCAGGGCTGCCCTTCCCTGGCCATCACCCACCCACACAAGCCCCCACCTCCGCCCTCACCTCTTTCTGGGCCACCTGGAAGGGGATGGCCTTACGCATGTGCTGCCGAGTGACGCCACTCCAGCGGGTGCGGTAGTCCACGATGGGCATCTCGGGCCGGATGTACTTGTCATAGAGGACGTCGCCATGGTAACTCACCACAGAGCAGCGGGCCAGCTCGCTCACCCGCCCTCGGGGTCCCGTGCCCACCATCTCGCAGTCGATAGCCACGCACTTGCTGGGCCAGGGCCCCGCGGACTCCCTGGGGGGGGGCTTTCTGCTCCACGAGGCACCTCCCGATTCATTCCTTGGACGCTGCATCCCGCTGCTGGTGGCTTCAGTGCCCTGCAGGGCCACCGACGGCatgggcagtggggaggagcgCGGCTCTGGGGGCATGCTCAGCAGCCCCTGCTCCTGCAGCAGCGCCTTCCGGGCCATGAATCGCTGGTGCTGTCGGCTCCTCCTCTTGTGCTTCCTTCGGAGCACATCCTTGGCGTGCAGGCCAGCCAGGGAAGGGCACGGGCACCGCGCAGACTCAGGGCCTTCCCGGGGTACCATCCCAGTCAGCTCACCGCTCGCGGCAAGTGAGGCCTGGGGGGGGCGGCGATCTGCCAGCAGGGCGGCACTCTGCAGAGAGAACACACAGAGCAGAGGGGCTGGGTGAGAGGTGTGCCCGGccagccccatccctgcccctgcctgcagGGCTCACAGCAGCGCCGCCCTACAGCCCTGCGCTTTACCTCCCACACTGAGGCCAGGACCTTGCTTGTACTCAGTCAAGCCCCCGTGCAAatcactgttctaagtactttacatggaATCACTAAAGATTCCCAACGACCTGAACCACAGGTCAGAAAACTGagcacagaggttaagtaacctgctcaGGTAGGAAGACACACAAGCTGATGTGAGCCCAGAATCCACGGTCTCGGCCTCCGAGCCACTGCTTACCTGCACGAGCATGAGCATCCACAAGTTTCAGAGAGGTACAGATACGGGAAAATACAGGCCACagaaacatatatacatacacacagacacacaatctttttaattgttttaatttatttaaaaattttttaatttatttaatttttaaaatttaagtaatctctacccccagcgtggggctcaaactcatgaccccaagatcaagagtcgcacgctcctccgactgggccagccaggcaaccccatcccagattttttaaaaaacaaagaatccgtTGTGAAAGCACAGACCCTcagaaactggagaaaaaaatgcaCGAGCGCCTCACAACAGTTGTATTTTTGGTTATGTGTTGACCAAAATAAGGTGATTTATTCagtgattt
Encoded proteins:
- the AEN gene encoding apoptosis-enhancing nuclease, which gives rise to MWELRAAWTPRAGRRTRAALQSAALLADRRPPQASLAASGELTGMVPREGPESARCPCPSLAGLHAKDVLRRKHKRRSRQHQRFMARKALLQEQGLLSMPPEPRSSPLPMPSVALQGTEATSSGMQRPRNESGGASWSRKPPPRESAGPWPSKCVAIDCEMVGTGPRGRVSELARCSVVSYHGDVLYDKYIRPEMPIVDYRTRWSGVTRQHMRKAIPFQVAQKEILKLLKGKVVVGHALHNDFQALKYVHPRSQTRDTTYVPSLLHQPGLHTRTRVSLKDLALQLLHKKIQAGQHGHSSVEDAVTAMELYRLVEVQWEQREAVSLPPRPEDREPDSSTDMEQYMEDQYWPEDLAQGARGGTGEAGDRRE